From Thermovirga sp.:
GCCAATTGCAGTTCAGGCTGGGAGACCTCCTCGTCAGTTCGGGCCTCCTGTCGCAGGAAGCCCTGGAGAGGGTCCTCTCGGAGCAGAAGTACTCCAAGAAGAGGCTCGGCGAGATACTGGTCTCCAAGCAGCTGCTGACGGAGCGGCAACTGGCCGAGGTCCTCAGCAGGCAACTGAAGGTCCCCCTCATATCCCTCGCCCGCTACCGCCCCATGGGCGAGGCCCTGCGGATCGTCCCCGAGAGCGTCGCCCGCAGGCTGGAACTGGTGCCGCTGGCCATCCTCGACAACAACAGGCTCATGGTGGCCATGGCGGACCCGCTGAACGTGCTGGCCATCGACGAGTTGCGCCTCCTCACCGGGATGGAGGTGGAGGTGGGCATCGCCACGTCGACGGAGATATTCCGCGACCTGGACAAGTTCTACGAGGTGCAGTTGTCCCTGGACGACGCCATGGTCGAGGTGGTGGAGTCCGCCAGCCCCGCCGACCTGGACCGCGAGGGCAAGGGCTCCAGCGCCGACGACGCCCCGGTGGTCAAACTGGTCAACTCCATCATGGAGCAGGCCGTCCGGGAGGCGGCCTCCGATATCCATATCGAGCCCTTCGAGAAGGTCACCCGGGTCAGGTACAGGGTCGACGGCTCCCTTTTCGACGCCGTCGACTTCCCCAGGAAACTGCACCCCGCCGTCTCCTCCAGGATAAAGATCATGGCCAACATAGACATCTCCGAGAAAAGGCGCCCCCAGGACGGCAGGATCCTGATAAAGACCCTCAACAAGAACATCGACCTCCGCGTCTCGACGCTCCCCACCATCTTCGGTGAAAAGGTCGTCCTCCGTCTCCTGGACCAGTCCAACGCCATGGTGGGGCTGGAAAAACTCGGCCTCGAAACCGACGATAGGATCATCGTCGACGGCATAATGGCGGCCCCCTACGGAATACTCCTCGTCACGGGGCCCACGGGGAGCGGAAAGTCGACGACCCTTTACTCCATCCTGGAGAGGCTGAGCAAGCCCGAGGTCAACATCATCACCGTGGAGGACCCCGTGGAGTACACCATGACCGGCATAAACCAGATCCAGGTCAACGAGAAGGCGGGCCTAACCTTCGGCGAGGCGCTGAGGTCCATCCTCCGGCAGGACCCCGACAAGATAATG
This genomic window contains:
- the tadA gene encoding Flp pilus assembly complex ATPase component TadA, with amino-acid sequence MPQEKYANGQLQFRLGDLLVSSGLLSQEALERVLSEQKYSKKRLGEILVSKQLLTERQLAEVLSRQLKVPLISLARYRPMGEALRIVPESVARRLELVPLAILDNNRLMVAMADPLNVLAIDELRLLTGMEVEVGIATSTEIFRDLDKFYEVQLSLDDAMVEVVESASPADLDREGKGSSADDAPVVKLVNSIMEQAVREAASDIHIEPFEKVTRVRYRVDGSLFDAVDFPRKLHPAVSSRIKIMANIDISEKRRPQDGRILIKTLNKNIDLRVSTLPTIFGEKVVLRLLDQSNAMVGLEKLGLETDDRIIVDGIMAAPYGILLVTGPTGSGKSTTLYSILERLSKPEVNIITVEDPVEYTMTGINQIQVNEKAGLTFGEALRSILRQDPDKIMVGEIRDLETAQLAVRAALTGHLVLSTLHTNDAPSASIRLVEMGIAPFLVSSSLLAVMAQRLVRKLCEECKQEYTIPDSTATDLGLPRGTRAFKPLGCEACRGTGYRGRSGIYEIMKVDEEIENLVLEGAAGHRIQQEAVSKGMRTLRDSGLRKVVDGVTSLEEVLQVTLN